The following is a genomic window from Pseudomonas purpurea.
GATTGCCAGGGCGACGATCAGGATCGTGCGTTTGATATCCATGATTACTCGGCCATCGAAGAAGAACGGGAGGTAGGGATAGGTGGAACCGGGTCATAACCACCGGGATTCCACGGATGACAGCGACCTAAACGACGAAAGGTCAGCCAGCCACCGCGCAGAAGGCCATGATTTTCAATGGCTTCATA
Proteins encoded in this region:
- the yidD gene encoding membrane protein insertion efficiency factor YidD; translation: MRKLALVPIQFYRYAISPLMASHCRFYPSCSCYAYEAIENHGLLRGGWLTFRRLGRCHPWNPGGYDPVPPIPTSRSSSMAE